Proteins encoded within one genomic window of Canis lupus dingo isolate Sandy chromosome 28, ASM325472v2, whole genome shotgun sequence:
- the BUB3 gene encoding mitotic checkpoint protein BUB3 isoform X3 → MTGSNEFKLNQPPEDGISSVKFSPNTSQFLLVSSWDTSVRLYDVPANSMRLKYQHTGAVLDCAFYDPTHAWSGGLDHQLKMHDLNTDQENLVGTHDAPIRCVEYCPEVNVMVTGSWDQTVKLWDPRTPCNAGTFSQPEKGYVLSSIEGRVAVEYLDPSPEVQKKKYAFKCHRLKENNIEQIYPVNAISFHNIHNTFATGGSDGFVNIWDPFNKKRLCQFHRYPTSIASLAFSNDGTTLAIASSYMYEMDDTEHPEDGIFIRQVTDAETKPKSPCT, encoded by the exons ATGACGGGCTCCAACGAGTTCAAGCTGAACCAGCCGCCCGAGGACGGCATCTCCTCCGTGAAGTTCAGCCCCAACACCTCCCAGTTCCTGCTGGTCTCCTCCTGGGACACGTCGGTGCGCCTCTACGATGTGCCGGCCAACTCCATGCGGCTCAAGTACCAGCACACCGGCGCCGTGCTCGACTGCGCCTTCTAC GATCCAACACATGCTTGGAGTGGGGGATTAGACCATCAATTGAAAATGCACGATTTGAACACCGATCAAG AAAATCTTGTTGGAACCCACGATGCCCCTATCAGATGTGTTGAATACTGTCCAGAAGTGAATGTGATGGTGACAGGGAGTTGGGATCAGACAGTTAAATTGTGGGATCCCAGAACTCCTTGTAATGCAGGGACCTTCTCTCAGCCTGAAAAG GGCTATGTATTAAGCTCCATCGAGGGCCGAGTGGCAGTTGAGTACTTGGACCCAAGCCCTGAGGTACAGAAGAAGAAGTATGCCTTCAAGTGTCACAGACTAAAGGAGAACAATATCGAGCAGATTTACCCTGTCAATGCCATTTCCTTTCACAACATCCACAATACGTTTGCCACAG GTGGCTCTGATGGATTCGTAAACATTTGGGATCCATTTAACAAAAAGCGACTGTGCCAGTTCCATCGGTACCCCACCAGCATTGCGTCCCTTGCCTTCAGTAATGACGGGACCACGCTTGCAATAGCATCGTCGTATATGTATGAAATGGATGACACGGAACATCCTGAAGATGGTATCTTCATTCGCCAAGTGACAGACGCAGAAACAAAACCCAA GTCACCATGTACTtga
- the BUB3 gene encoding mitotic checkpoint protein BUB3 isoform X4 codes for MTGSNEFKLNQPPEDGISSVKFSPNTSQFLLVSSWDTSVRLYDVPANSMRLKYQHTGAVLDCAFYDPTHAWSGGLDHQLKMHDLNTDQENLVGTHDAPIRCVEYCPEVNVMVTGSWDQTVKLWDPRTPCNAGTFSQPEKGYVLSSIEGRVAVEYLDPSPEVQKKKYAFKCHRLKENNIEQIYPVNAISFHNIHNTFATGGSDGFVNIWDPFNKKRLCQFHRYPTSIASLAFSNDGTTLAIASSYMYEMDDTEHPEDGIFIRQVTDAETKPKST; via the exons ATGACGGGCTCCAACGAGTTCAAGCTGAACCAGCCGCCCGAGGACGGCATCTCCTCCGTGAAGTTCAGCCCCAACACCTCCCAGTTCCTGCTGGTCTCCTCCTGGGACACGTCGGTGCGCCTCTACGATGTGCCGGCCAACTCCATGCGGCTCAAGTACCAGCACACCGGCGCCGTGCTCGACTGCGCCTTCTAC GATCCAACACATGCTTGGAGTGGGGGATTAGACCATCAATTGAAAATGCACGATTTGAACACCGATCAAG AAAATCTTGTTGGAACCCACGATGCCCCTATCAGATGTGTTGAATACTGTCCAGAAGTGAATGTGATGGTGACAGGGAGTTGGGATCAGACAGTTAAATTGTGGGATCCCAGAACTCCTTGTAATGCAGGGACCTTCTCTCAGCCTGAAAAG GGCTATGTATTAAGCTCCATCGAGGGCCGAGTGGCAGTTGAGTACTTGGACCCAAGCCCTGAGGTACAGAAGAAGAAGTATGCCTTCAAGTGTCACAGACTAAAGGAGAACAATATCGAGCAGATTTACCCTGTCAATGCCATTTCCTTTCACAACATCCACAATACGTTTGCCACAG GTGGCTCTGATGGATTCGTAAACATTTGGGATCCATTTAACAAAAAGCGACTGTGCCAGTTCCATCGGTACCCCACCAGCATTGCGTCCCTTGCCTTCAGTAATGACGGGACCACGCTTGCAATAGCATCGTCGTATATGTATGAAATGGATGACACGGAACATCCTGAAGATGGTATCTTCATTCGCCAAGTGACAGACGCAGAAACAAAACCCAA GTCCACCTAA
- the BUB3 gene encoding mitotic checkpoint protein BUB3 isoform X1 — protein MTGSNEFKLNQPPEDGISSVKFSPNTSQFLLVSSWDTSVRLYDVPANSMRLKYQHTGAVLDCAFYDPTHAWSGGLDHQLKMHDLNTDQENLVGTHDAPIRCVEYCPEVNVMVTGSWDQTVKLWDPRTPCNAGTFSQPEKVYTLSVSGDRLIVGTAGRRVLVWDLRNMGYVQQRRESSLKYQTRCIRAFPNKQGYVLSSIEGRVAVEYLDPSPEVQKKKYAFKCHRLKENNIEQIYPVNAISFHNIHNTFATGGSDGFVNIWDPFNKKRLCQFHRYPTSIASLAFSNDGTTLAIASSYMYEMDDTEHPEDGIFIRQVTDAETKPKSPCT, from the exons ATGACGGGCTCCAACGAGTTCAAGCTGAACCAGCCGCCCGAGGACGGCATCTCCTCCGTGAAGTTCAGCCCCAACACCTCCCAGTTCCTGCTGGTCTCCTCCTGGGACACGTCGGTGCGCCTCTACGATGTGCCGGCCAACTCCATGCGGCTCAAGTACCAGCACACCGGCGCCGTGCTCGACTGCGCCTTCTAC GATCCAACACATGCTTGGAGTGGGGGATTAGACCATCAATTGAAAATGCACGATTTGAACACCGATCAAG AAAATCTTGTTGGAACCCACGATGCCCCTATCAGATGTGTTGAATACTGTCCAGAAGTGAATGTGATGGTGACAGGGAGTTGGGATCAGACAGTTAAATTGTGGGATCCCAGAACTCCTTGTAATGCAGGGACCTTCTCTCAGCCTGAAAAG GTATATACCCTCTCAGTGTCTGGAGACCGGCTGATTGTGGGCACTGCAGGCCGCAGAGTCTTGGTGTGGGACTTACGGAACATGGGCTATGTGCAGCAGCGCCGCGAGTCCAGCCTGAAGTACCAGACTCGCTGCATACGAGCATTCCCAAACAAGCAG GGCTATGTATTAAGCTCCATCGAGGGCCGAGTGGCAGTTGAGTACTTGGACCCAAGCCCTGAGGTACAGAAGAAGAAGTATGCCTTCAAGTGTCACAGACTAAAGGAGAACAATATCGAGCAGATTTACCCTGTCAATGCCATTTCCTTTCACAACATCCACAATACGTTTGCCACAG GTGGCTCTGATGGATTCGTAAACATTTGGGATCCATTTAACAAAAAGCGACTGTGCCAGTTCCATCGGTACCCCACCAGCATTGCGTCCCTTGCCTTCAGTAATGACGGGACCACGCTTGCAATAGCATCGTCGTATATGTATGAAATGGATGACACGGAACATCCTGAAGATGGTATCTTCATTCGCCAAGTGACAGACGCAGAAACAAAACCCAA GTCACCATGTACTtga
- the HMX2 gene encoding homeobox protein HMX2 — MGSKEDAGKGCPAAGGVSSFTIQSILGGGPSEVPREPAGWPARKRSLSVSSEEEEPDDGWKAPACFCPDPRGPKEPGPKHHPPIPFPCLGTPKGGGGAGPASSERTPFLSASHPDFKEEKERLLPAGSPSPGPERPRDGGAERQAGAAKKKTRTVFSRSQVYQLESTFDMKRYLSSSERACLASSLQLTETQVKTWFQNRRNKWKRQLSAELEAANMAHASAQTLVGMPLVFRDSSLLRVPVPRSLAFPAPLYYPGSNLSALPLYNLYNKLDY; from the exons ATGGGCAGCAAGGAAGATGCAGGCAAGGGGTGTCCGGCGGCCGGCGGCGTCTCCAGCTTCACCATTCAGTCCATCCTGGGCGGGGGCCCCTCGGAGGTGCCACGGGAGCCCGCCGGCTGGCCGGCCAGGAAGCGCAGCCTGTCCGTGTCCtcggaggaggaggagccggACGACGGCTGGAAGGCACCTGCCTGCTTCTGCCCAGACCCGCGCGGCCCCAAGGAGCCGGGCCCCAAGCATCACCCCCCCATCCCCTTTCCTTGCCTGG gTACCCCcaagggcggcggcggcgcggggccggcGAGCTCGGAGCGCACGCCTTTCCTCTCTGCTTCGCACCCGGACTttaaggaggagaaggagaggctcCTGCCCGCGGGCTCGCCGTCGCCAGGGCCCGAGCGGCCGCGGGACGGAGGCGCCGAGCGGCAGGCGGGCGCCGCCAAGAAGAAGACGCGCACGGTCTTCTCGCGCAGCCAGGTGTACCAGCTCGAGTCCACCTTCGACATGAAGCGCTACCTGAGCAGCTCGGAGCGCGCCTGCCTCGCCTCCAGCCTGCAGCTCACCGAGACCCAGGTCAAGACTTGGTTCCAGAACCGCCGCAACAAGTGGAAGCGGCAGCTCTCGGCGGAGCTGGAGGCGGCCAACATGGCACACGCGTCGGCGCAGACTCTCGTGGGGATGCCGCTCGTGTTCCGGGACAGCTCGCTGCTGCGCGTGCCGGTGCCGCGCTCGCTCGCCTTCCCCGCGCCGCTCTACTACCCGGGCAGCAACCTCTCGGCCTTACCTCTCTACAACCTCTACAACAAGCTCGACTACTGa
- the BUB3 gene encoding mitotic checkpoint protein BUB3 isoform X2 produces MTGSNEFKLNQPPEDGISSVKFSPNTSQFLLVSSWDTSVRLYDVPANSMRLKYQHTGAVLDCAFYDPTHAWSGGLDHQLKMHDLNTDQENLVGTHDAPIRCVEYCPEVNVMVTGSWDQTVKLWDPRTPCNAGTFSQPEKVYTLSVSGDRLIVGTAGRRVLVWDLRNMGYVQQRRESSLKYQTRCIRAFPNKQGYVLSSIEGRVAVEYLDPSPEVQKKKYAFKCHRLKENNIEQIYPVNAISFHNIHNTFATGGSDGFVNIWDPFNKKRLCQFHRYPTSIASLAFSNDGTTLAIASSYMYEMDDTEHPEDGIFIRQVTDAETKPKST; encoded by the exons ATGACGGGCTCCAACGAGTTCAAGCTGAACCAGCCGCCCGAGGACGGCATCTCCTCCGTGAAGTTCAGCCCCAACACCTCCCAGTTCCTGCTGGTCTCCTCCTGGGACACGTCGGTGCGCCTCTACGATGTGCCGGCCAACTCCATGCGGCTCAAGTACCAGCACACCGGCGCCGTGCTCGACTGCGCCTTCTAC GATCCAACACATGCTTGGAGTGGGGGATTAGACCATCAATTGAAAATGCACGATTTGAACACCGATCAAG AAAATCTTGTTGGAACCCACGATGCCCCTATCAGATGTGTTGAATACTGTCCAGAAGTGAATGTGATGGTGACAGGGAGTTGGGATCAGACAGTTAAATTGTGGGATCCCAGAACTCCTTGTAATGCAGGGACCTTCTCTCAGCCTGAAAAG GTATATACCCTCTCAGTGTCTGGAGACCGGCTGATTGTGGGCACTGCAGGCCGCAGAGTCTTGGTGTGGGACTTACGGAACATGGGCTATGTGCAGCAGCGCCGCGAGTCCAGCCTGAAGTACCAGACTCGCTGCATACGAGCATTCCCAAACAAGCAG GGCTATGTATTAAGCTCCATCGAGGGCCGAGTGGCAGTTGAGTACTTGGACCCAAGCCCTGAGGTACAGAAGAAGAAGTATGCCTTCAAGTGTCACAGACTAAAGGAGAACAATATCGAGCAGATTTACCCTGTCAATGCCATTTCCTTTCACAACATCCACAATACGTTTGCCACAG GTGGCTCTGATGGATTCGTAAACATTTGGGATCCATTTAACAAAAAGCGACTGTGCCAGTTCCATCGGTACCCCACCAGCATTGCGTCCCTTGCCTTCAGTAATGACGGGACCACGCTTGCAATAGCATCGTCGTATATGTATGAAATGGATGACACGGAACATCCTGAAGATGGTATCTTCATTCGCCAAGTGACAGACGCAGAAACAAAACCCAA GTCCACCTAA